Proteins co-encoded in one Candidatus Methylomirabilota bacterium genomic window:
- a CDS encoding NADH-quinone oxidoreductase subunit N, with translation MTAFVLELGLGLLLLVVFFANLCARGQDRRWVGGVAAAGVLVLTGVSLMVSPAPPALGGMFVQDGLALFAKRLFLTATFIGLLGGLALPGAVFARRAAEYHLLVLGSLLGMLVLASARDLILLFVAFELMSIPLYVLSGFAKREDVAVEAALKFFLVGSVSSAVMAYGLSFVYGAAKTTSLAVVARALPGGDPLLVLGLLLAFTGFGFKIAAFPFHMWVPDTYEAAPTPFVAWLSVAPKAAGFVALFRVYFEGVGPAVAFWVPIAATLATLTIVAGNLMALPQQNAKRLLAYSGIAHIGYMLVGFAAASASGTAMVLFYLVAYVFGNMGAFLVVDAVARSEGSEHLTAFRGLAQRSPLLALAMLLFLLSLGGIPFVAGFWAKLYVFWAAAAAGLYWLVLLGAILTVVALFYYLVVVKRMYIEPPAVTGRVRLERTLALAVLLCALGVVILGVYPNPVVMAALRVAAPLF, from the coding sequence GTGACCGCCTTCGTGCTCGAGCTCGGGCTCGGCCTCCTGCTCCTGGTCGTCTTCTTCGCCAACCTGTGCGCGCGCGGGCAGGATCGTCGCTGGGTCGGCGGGGTCGCCGCCGCCGGCGTGCTGGTCCTGACCGGCGTGTCGCTGATGGTTTCCCCGGCGCCGCCTGCGCTCGGCGGCATGTTCGTGCAGGACGGGCTCGCCCTCTTCGCCAAGCGCCTCTTCCTGACCGCCACCTTCATCGGGCTCCTGGGCGGGCTCGCGCTGCCGGGCGCGGTCTTCGCGCGGCGCGCCGCCGAGTATCACCTGCTGGTGCTCGGCTCGCTCCTGGGGATGCTGGTGCTGGCCTCGGCGCGGGATCTCATTCTGCTCTTCGTGGCCTTCGAGCTGATGTCGATCCCGCTCTACGTGCTCTCCGGCTTCGCCAAGCGCGAGGACGTGGCGGTGGAAGCGGCGCTCAAGTTCTTCCTGGTCGGCAGCGTCTCGTCGGCGGTGATGGCGTACGGGCTGTCGTTCGTGTACGGCGCCGCCAAGACGACGAGCCTCGCTGTGGTGGCGCGCGCGCTGCCGGGGGGCGACCCGCTCCTCGTCCTGGGCCTGCTCCTGGCCTTCACCGGCTTCGGGTTCAAGATCGCCGCCTTCCCGTTCCACATGTGGGTGCCGGACACCTACGAGGCGGCGCCCACGCCCTTCGTGGCGTGGCTCAGCGTGGCGCCGAAGGCCGCCGGATTCGTCGCCCTCTTCCGCGTGTACTTCGAGGGGGTCGGCCCCGCAGTGGCGTTCTGGGTGCCGATCGCGGCGACGCTGGCCACCCTCACCATCGTGGCGGGCAACCTCATGGCGCTGCCCCAGCAGAACGCCAAGCGCTTGCTGGCCTACTCAGGCATCGCCCACATCGGCTACATGCTGGTCGGCTTCGCCGCGGCCTCGGCGTCGGGCACGGCCATGGTCCTCTTCTATCTGGTCGCTTACGTCTTCGGGAACATGGGGGCGTTCCTCGTCGTGGACGCCGTGGCGCGCTCGGAAGGCTCCGAGCACCTGACGGCGTTCCGCGGCCTGGCCCAGCGCTCGCCCCTCCTGGCGCTGGCGATGCTGCTCTTCCTGCTCTCGCTGGGCGGCATTCCCTTCGTGGCGGGCTTCTGGGCCAAGCTCTACGTGTTCTGGGCCGCGGCGGCGGCCGGTCTCTACTGGCTCGTGCTCCTGGGCGCGATCCTCACGGTCGTCGCGCTCTTCTACTACCTCGTGGTCGTCAAGCGCATGTACATCGAGCCGCCGGCGGTCACGGGGCGGGTGCGTCTCGAGCGGACGCTCGCGCTGGCCGTTCTCCTGTGCGCGCTGGGGGTGGTGATTCTCGGCGTGTACCCCAACCCGGTGGTCATGGCCGCCCTGCGGGTGGCCGCGCCTCTCTTTTAG
- a CDS encoding NADH-quinone oxidoreductase subunit M, with translation MTTIPLLSLITWTPFVGALLIMFTARHRPLAVRLIAAATTGISTVLSLWIYVAYDREGAGFQFYEKLPLVPALGISYELGADGISLVLVLLTSIIIFSGVFASWTVAVRSQEFYALLLTLVTGVFGVFVALDLFVFFLFYELAVLPMYLLIGIWGSTGEIRPRGIFAWAYRETGVGTKEYAAMKLTLYLLFGSAFILVGIFALYVVSGTSSFSFLDLEAATFDRGLQRWVFLAFYIGFGILAGIWPLHTWSPDGHASAPTAVSMLHAGVLMKLGAYGVVRLGMGLLPDGARDLVWLVGTIACINIVYGALSAMAQTDLKYVIAYSSVSHMGIVMLGAATLTEAGLNGSVFQMFAHGIMTGLFFALVGLVYEKAHSREIGKMGGFGRAMPGIATAFTVAGLSSLGLPATAGFVAELLTFLGSWRSAHPWWLLPAVAGTFLTAVYVLRVAKQIFWGPLSPHFHHLEDARGPEWVALVVLVAVLVVFGMVPALAIVPIDTATVGLLARILTP, from the coding sequence ATGACCACCATCCCGCTCCTCTCCCTGATCACCTGGACGCCCTTCGTCGGCGCGCTCCTCATCATGTTCACGGCCCGCCACCGTCCGCTGGCCGTCCGCCTCATCGCGGCCGCGACCACCGGGATCTCGACCGTGCTCTCGCTCTGGATCTACGTCGCCTACGACCGGGAAGGCGCGGGCTTCCAGTTCTACGAGAAGCTCCCCCTCGTCCCGGCGCTCGGCATCTCCTACGAGCTGGGCGCCGACGGCATCAGCCTGGTCCTCGTGCTGCTCACGTCGATCATCATCTTCAGCGGCGTTTTCGCGTCGTGGACGGTCGCCGTGCGCAGTCAGGAGTTCTACGCGCTGCTCCTGACGCTGGTCACGGGGGTATTCGGCGTCTTCGTGGCTCTGGATCTCTTCGTCTTCTTCCTCTTCTACGAGCTGGCCGTGCTTCCGATGTACCTGCTCATCGGGATCTGGGGCTCCACCGGGGAGATCCGGCCGCGCGGCATCTTCGCCTGGGCTTACCGGGAGACGGGCGTGGGGACCAAAGAGTACGCGGCGATGAAGCTGACGCTCTACCTGCTCTTCGGCTCCGCGTTCATCCTGGTCGGCATCTTCGCGCTCTACGTGGTCTCGGGAACCTCCTCGTTCTCGTTCCTCGACCTGGAGGCGGCCACCTTCGATCGCGGGCTCCAGCGCTGGGTCTTCCTGGCCTTCTACATCGGCTTCGGCATCCTGGCCGGCATCTGGCCGCTGCACACCTGGTCACCCGACGGCCACGCCTCGGCGCCCACCGCCGTGTCGATGCTGCACGCGGGCGTGTTGATGAAGCTGGGCGCCTACGGCGTGGTGCGCCTCGGGATGGGGCTGCTGCCCGACGGCGCCCGGGACCTCGTGTGGCTGGTGGGCACCATCGCCTGCATCAACATCGTCTACGGGGCACTGTCGGCGATGGCGCAGACCGACCTCAAGTACGTCATCGCCTACTCCTCGGTCTCGCACATGGGCATCGTCATGCTGGGCGCAGCGACGCTCACCGAGGCCGGGTTGAACGGCTCCGTCTTCCAGATGTTCGCCCACGGCATCATGACGGGCCTCTTTTTCGCGCTGGTGGGCCTCGTCTACGAGAAGGCGCACTCCCGTGAGATCGGGAAGATGGGCGGCTTCGGGCGGGCGATGCCCGGCATCGCCACCGCCTTCACCGTGGCCGGCCTCTCCTCGCTCGGCCTGCCCGCGACCGCGGGCTTCGTCGCCGAGCTGCTCACCTTCCTGGGGAGCTGGCGCTCGGCCCATCCCTGGTGGCTCCTGCCCGCCGTGGCCGGCACGTTCCTCACGGCGGTGTACGTCCTGCGCGTGGCCAAACAGATCTTCTGGGGTCCGCTCTCGCCGCACTTCCACCACCTGGAGGATGCCCGGGGCCCGGAGTGGGTGGCGCTGGTCGTCCTGGTGGCGGTGCTCGTCGTCTTCGGGATGGTGCCCGCCCTCGCCATCGTGCCGATCGACACGGCCACCGTCGGGCTGCTCGCCCGGATCCTGACGCCGTGA
- the nuoL gene encoding NADH-quinone oxidoreductase subunit L, translating into MSATDHALHVLLLPFAAFAILAVVPWLRRKGRAAGWLSIIAVAGALYRALTVWAGGGRGEATWAWISADGGPIATVGVLVDELSAAMLVLVTLVSLLVQIYSLSYLDQETPPALGRYYTYQSLFAFSMLGLVLSPSFLQMFIFWELVGLCSYLLIGYWYDRPSAARAAVKAFWITKLGDVGFIVGIVMLWASTGTFEFGALFRMAAERTLPLAGLGLIMVLIYLGAVGKSAQFPLHVWLPDAMEGPTPVSALIHAATMVTAGVFMVTRAMPLFRLVPDVLALIGWVGAFTALLAATMACVEGDIKRVLAYSTVSQLGYMMAAAGAGAADAGFFHLLTHGVFKALLFLAAGAVIHAVGTGDIFRMGGLFRALPQAGVVFIVGTLALAGVWPLAGFFSKEAVLGGVWEGRMTGPFLMLALTAFLTAFYMFRVIFIAFFGRAHAEAHAHDAPLLMAVPLWVLAVLTVVIGLRFVVAGAGEHHGPGWLAPLSLGLALAGFLLAAALYQRRLVEPARLAAVFPLNVLDVMARHRYGVDALYALLYRAFILGFSRLVGWIDRYLVDGLVNFGSAGTLRAGDLLRRIQSGRAQDYVYGVAFGVLVLFVVAQWVRR; encoded by the coding sequence GTGAGCGCGACCGATCACGCCCTGCACGTCCTGCTGCTTCCGTTCGCCGCCTTCGCGATCCTCGCCGTCGTCCCCTGGCTCCGGCGGAAGGGCCGGGCGGCCGGCTGGCTATCCATCATCGCGGTGGCGGGCGCTCTCTACCGCGCGCTCACGGTCTGGGCCGGCGGCGGGCGGGGCGAGGCGACGTGGGCGTGGATCTCCGCCGACGGCGGACCGATCGCGACGGTCGGCGTCCTGGTGGACGAGCTGAGCGCGGCCATGCTCGTCCTGGTGACGCTGGTCTCGCTGCTGGTGCAGATCTACTCGCTCTCGTACCTCGACCAGGAGACGCCGCCGGCGCTGGGGCGCTACTACACCTACCAATCGCTCTTCGCCTTCTCGATGCTGGGCCTCGTGCTCTCGCCGTCATTCCTCCAGATGTTCATCTTCTGGGAACTGGTCGGGCTCTGCTCCTATCTGCTCATCGGCTACTGGTACGACCGGCCGTCGGCAGCGCGCGCCGCCGTGAAGGCCTTCTGGATCACCAAGCTGGGCGACGTCGGTTTCATCGTCGGTATCGTCATGCTGTGGGCGTCGACGGGGACTTTCGAGTTCGGCGCGCTCTTCCGGATGGCGGCGGAGCGCACGCTGCCGCTGGCCGGCCTCGGGCTGATCATGGTCCTGATCTACCTGGGCGCGGTGGGGAAGTCGGCGCAGTTCCCGCTCCACGTCTGGCTGCCCGACGCTATGGAAGGCCCCACGCCCGTGTCGGCCCTCATCCACGCCGCCACGATGGTGACTGCCGGCGTCTTCATGGTGACCCGCGCGATGCCGTTGTTCCGGCTGGTGCCCGACGTTCTGGCCCTCATCGGCTGGGTCGGCGCGTTCACGGCGCTGCTGGCCGCCACCATGGCCTGCGTGGAGGGTGACATCAAGCGCGTGCTCGCCTACTCCACGGTCTCCCAGCTGGGCTACATGATGGCCGCCGCCGGCGCGGGAGCCGCCGACGCCGGCTTCTTCCACCTGCTCACCCACGGGGTCTTCAAGGCGCTGCTCTTCCTCGCCGCCGGGGCCGTCATCCACGCCGTCGGCACCGGCGACATCTTCCGCATGGGCGGGCTCTTCCGTGCGCTCCCACAGGCGGGCGTGGTCTTCATCGTGGGCACGCTGGCGTTGGCGGGCGTGTGGCCCTTGGCCGGCTTCTTCTCGAAGGAGGCGGTCCTCGGCGGCGTATGGGAGGGGCGGATGACCGGCCCCTTCCTCATGCTGGCGCTGACGGCCTTCCTCACCGCGTTCTACATGTTCCGCGTCATCTTCATCGCGTTCTTCGGCCGCGCGCACGCCGAGGCTCACGCCCACGACGCGCCGCTCCTGATGGCGGTGCCGCTGTGGGTGCTGGCCGTGCTGACGGTGGTGATCGGGTTGCGCTTCGTCGTGGCCGGGGCGGGGGAGCACCACGGGCCCGGGTGGCTGGCGCCACTCTCGCTCGGGCTGGCGCTCGCCGGCTTCCTGCTGGCCGCGGCGCTGTATCAGCGGCGGCTTGTCGAGCCGGCGCGCCTGGCCGCGGTCTTCCCCCTGAACGTGCTCGACGTCATGGCCCGGCACCGCTACGGCGTCGACGCCCTCTACGCGTTACTCTATCGCGCATTCATCCTGGGCTTCTCGCGCCTGGTGGGGTGGATCGACCGCTACCTCGTGGACGGGCTCGTCAACTTCGGGAGCGCCGGGACCCTGCGCGCCGGCGACCTCCTCCGGCGCATCCAGAGCGGGCGGGCCCAGGACTACGTGTACGGCGTCGCCTTCGGAGTGCTGGTGCTCTTCGTCGTGGCCCAGTGGGTGCGGCGATGA
- a CDS encoding NADH-quinone oxidoreductase subunit J: protein MTAEAIGFGLVAAVLLASSLAVVLTPNLFHAVLFLAAALVSTGVVFLLLDAAFLFAVQLLLYAGGVITIMVFAIMLTERLVGERLVQTSRWVVNGAIMAAAVFVGIVGFVVRSGRPARPPAAADRTADLARALVGPFAAPFELLGVLLVAALLGAIYFARTED, encoded by the coding sequence GTGACCGCCGAGGCGATAGGCTTCGGGCTGGTAGCGGCCGTGCTACTGGCCTCGAGTCTCGCCGTCGTGCTCACGCCCAACCTCTTCCACGCCGTGCTGTTCCTGGCCGCCGCCCTCGTCTCCACCGGGGTCGTCTTTCTGCTCCTCGACGCCGCGTTTCTCTTCGCCGTTCAGCTCCTCCTCTATGCGGGCGGGGTGATCACGATCATGGTCTTCGCGATCATGCTCACCGAGCGGCTGGTCGGGGAGCGCCTGGTGCAGACGAGCCGCTGGGTCGTCAACGGCGCCATCATGGCCGCCGCCGTCTTCGTCGGCATCGTCGGCTTCGTCGTCCGGTCGGGCCGCCCCGCCCGCCCCCCGGCTGCCGCGGACCGCACGGCCGACCTCGCCCGCGCCCTCGTCGGCCCGTTCGCGGCGCCCTTTGAACTGCTCGGCGTGCTCCTGGTCGCCGCGCTGCTGGGCGCCATCTACTTCGCCCGGACCGAGGACTGA
- the nuoK gene encoding NADH-quinone oxidoreductase subunit NuoK, with translation MPGLHAYLILAALVFAIGLFGVLTRRNAIGILLGIELMLNAVNINLVAFARFNADLVGLVFTLFTISITVTEVGVGLAIIIAIFRARKTIEADHLNLLRG, from the coding sequence GTGCCCGGCCTGCACGCCTACCTCATCCTGGCCGCGCTCGTCTTCGCCATCGGGCTCTTCGGCGTGCTGACACGGCGCAACGCCATCGGCATCCTGCTGGGGATCGAGCTGATGCTGAACGCGGTGAACATCAACCTGGTGGCATTCGCCCGCTTCAACGCGGACCTGGTGGGACTGGTCTTCACGCTCTTCACGATCTCGATCACGGTGACCGAGGTCGGCGTGGGGCTCGCCATCATCATCGCGATCTTCCGCGCTCGGAAGACGATCGAAGCCGACCACTTGAACCTCCTGCGGGGCTAG